Genomic DNA from Sulfurirhabdus autotrophica:
CAAACAGATAACTTATTTTTAAAAAACTTCGTCTTTTCAGTGCTAAATTAGCTTTGTTAACTGCCCAAAGTATTTATATAATTAGTATGGATTTGCATTACTCATTGATTATTAGCAATCTTCAAACTCGCATCAAACCAAACAGGGGTCTCCTCGCTCACACCACGTTCATTTGGAATTGAGCATTTTTATCTTTTTTACCAACGCCATTCATATTAGGTATAGTGCCATATATCATTAAGTATAAGCCAGGCTTTATGATGGAATCCCAGTGAAAATCAAGTCTCTATCTGCCGGTGTTGTGATTGTGCAATATGCTGAAAAAGAGTGGCGATACTTACTGCTGCGCTGCTATCGTTCGTGGGATTTCCCCAAAGGGGCAGTTGAACCTGGCGAAAGTCCTTTTCAGGCTGCACTCAGGGAAGTCCGGGAGGAAACCACGTTGACTGATCTTGAATTCAAGTGGGGAGCGTTGTTTTGCGAAACCCAGCCCTATGGGCAGAAGAAGGTCGCTCGCTATTATCTGGCAGTTAGCCATGGAAACCCGGTATCACTCCCAATCAACCCTGAGCTAGGAAAACCGGAACACCATGAGTTCAGATGGGTTAATTATCGGCAAGCCCTGACACTATTACCTCCCAGGCTGCTTCCCATCATTGAATGGGCCAACCATCTGATACAGACTGATTAATGTATTTCAGCTAACAAGGTATCTATCATTCTTTCGGCCTGCGCCGCATACCCACCACTAAACAGATTAAAGTGGTTCAAGACATGATAAAGGTTGTAGAGGGTTTTACGTGTTTTGTAACCTGCATCCAACGGAAATACTGCATTATAAGCCGCATAAAAATCTGGCGAAAATCCACCAAACAATTCTGTCATGGCAATGTCTGCTTCTCGGTCCCCATAATAAACCGCAGGATCAAAAACTACCGGCTCGCCTTGGCTATCCATCATCCAGTTTCCACCCCATAAATCGCCATACAGCAAAGCTGGTCTGGGCATTTCTTCCGGGAAAAATGCCGCTAAATCCACCATCAGTTTTTCACCCTTGCGCACTACTTCCTTTGCTATGCTATTTTTTAACGCAAGATTCAACTGAAACCCGAGCCGATGTTCGCGCCAAAAATCAATCCAGTTATTCATCAACCCATTTGGCTGTGGCGTATCCCCAATTGTATTGTCTATTCTCCACCCGAATTCCGCCTGGGTAACCATGTGCATATTGGCAATTTTTGTTCCCATTTTTCTATGGCTTGATGCATTGCCTGCGACCATTTCGATATATTCTGTCACCACAAAAGCTGTATTTTCGAACTTGCCACTACATATTGGCTGAGGTACTCGAACTGTATGGGTTCTGGCAATCTCTATCAACCCTGCTACTTCAGCCTCAAACATAGTGAGTTTTTCAGCCTGGTTTGTTTTGACAAAATACCTTTCACCCTGATTATTTTGTACGAAATAGGCATCATTAATACAGCCGCCACTGACGCTCTGCGCTCGAGATATTTCAAATAGTTTCCTGGATGCAACTGAAATTTCTTTTCCTATAGCGATCCATAACGACTTGGATTCACTGTTCAGGGGCATGACCTGTTTACCCTTTTTCCTGGTTTAACTGGAATTTTATATTTTTAGTCAGTACGTTTTTTTTACTAATGGCATCTGCAATCGTGTGTCGATCGAGCTCTTTTAGAAAACTGTTTCTGGCTTCACCTAGTATGGATTTAAGTGCACATACAGGCGTAATTACGCAATGATTTGTCTCCTTATCGAAGCACTCCGCAATATCAAAATCAGGTTCAGTCTGACGCACCACTTCGCCGATAGTTATTTCTGCCGGCAAACGCGCCAAATGCATACCGCCATGTTTCCCCCGTATTGTGTGGATAAACCCACGGATCGCCAGATTGTGCACCACCTTGACCAGATGGTTACGCGAAATCCCGTAAAATTCGGAAATTTGCGAGATCGTACCTAATTCCCCCGGCTTTTTCAGGCTCAGGTAGATGAGGACGCGCAATGAATAATCTGTGTATTGGGTAAGTTGCATTTGATTTCTTATGGCTGGTTTTGTTTTTTATTATATCGCCGATTTACACTTACTTTTGACAAAAACAAGATTTATATTATATGATGCATTTTATATACATCAATATATTTGTATATGCTAATCAACCGGGCGGAAACGCCCTTTATTTTTGTGCATTAACATATATTTAATATATATGTTAATGCAGCTACAAACGGAGTTCATGAATGAATAATACGCTTTTCAACAATTTGGGTGGTGAAGGGGCTGTAGATGCAGCTGTAGATATTTTTTATCGCAAGGTGCTAAGCGATGATCGCATCAGTGATTTTTTTGACGATGTGGATATGGAGAGGCAAGCCGCCAAGCAGAAGGCTTTTCTGACTATGGCTTTTGGCGGCCCTAATCAATACAGCGGTATGGATATGCGCCGTGGCCATGCCCATCTTGTAGCAAAGGGCCTGAATGACTCACATTTTGATGCGGTTGTAGAAAATCTCGCTGCCACATTAAAAGAACT
This window encodes:
- a CDS encoding group I truncated hemoglobin is translated as MNNTLFNNLGGEGAVDAAVDIFYRKVLSDDRISDFFDDVDMERQAAKQKAFLTMAFGGPNQYSGMDMRRGHAHLVAKGLNDSHFDAVVENLAATLKELNVSQEYISEVAALCETTRSDVLGK
- a CDS encoding fructosamine kinase family protein, with translation MPLNSESKSLWIAIGKEISVASRKLFEISRAQSVSGGCINDAYFVQNNQGERYFVKTNQAEKLTMFEAEVAGLIEIARTHTVRVPQPICSGKFENTAFVVTEYIEMVAGNASSHRKMGTKIANMHMVTQAEFGWRIDNTIGDTPQPNGLMNNWIDFWREHRLGFQLNLALKNSIAKEVVRKGEKLMVDLAAFFPEEMPRPALLYGDLWGGNWMMDSQGEPVVFDPAVYYGDREADIAMTELFGGFSPDFYAAYNAVFPLDAGYKTRKTLYNLYHVLNHFNLFSGGYAAQAERMIDTLLAEIH
- a CDS encoding Rrf2 family transcriptional regulator, whose product is MQLTQYTDYSLRVLIYLSLKKPGELGTISQISEFYGISRNHLVKVVHNLAIRGFIHTIRGKHGGMHLARLPAEITIGEVVRQTEPDFDIAECFDKETNHCVITPVCALKSILGEARNSFLKELDRHTIADAISKKNVLTKNIKFQLNQEKG
- a CDS encoding NUDIX domain-containing protein, which gives rise to MKIKSLSAGVVIVQYAEKEWRYLLLRCYRSWDFPKGAVEPGESPFQAALREVREETTLTDLEFKWGALFCETQPYGQKKVARYYLAVSHGNPVSLPINPELGKPEHHEFRWVNYRQALTLLPPRLLPIIEWANHLIQTD